In Populus trichocarpa isolate Nisqually-1 chromosome 16, P.trichocarpa_v4.1, whole genome shotgun sequence, a genomic segment contains:
- the LOC7469935 gene encoding RING-H2 finger protein ATL70 translates to MNSTTGYTGLLGSNNIGGFGYGIGVSIGILLLITTITLASYFCARNQQTSVPSQGRNSADQQLNLQSFVVEIGLDEATLKSYPTLLYSEAKLHKTDSTSTCCSICLADYKSTDKLRLLPDCGHLFHLKCVDPWLRLHPTCPVCRTSPLPTPLATPLAEVVPLASRRD, encoded by the coding sequence ATGAATAGCACAACAGGGTATACTGGACTTCTTGGCTCCAATAACATTGGTGGATTTGGCTATGGCATTGGTGTATCTATTGGAATCCTGCTGCTCATTACAACAATCACTTTGGCCTCCTATTTTTGCGCACGAAACCAGCAGACGTCGGTGCCAAGCCAGGGAAGAAATTCTGCAGATCAGCAACTGAACCTGCAAAGCTTTGTTGTTGAAATAGGGCTCGATGAGGCCACTCTAAAGAGCTATCCTACACTTCTGTATTCGGAGGCCAAGCTACACAAGACAGACTCCACTTCTACATGCTGCTCCATATGCTTGGCAGATTACAAGAGCACTGATAAACTAAGGTTGCTGCCGGATTGCGGACATCTCTTTCACCTCAAGTGTGTTGACCCGTGGTTGAGGCTGCACCCAACTTGTCCAGTCTGTAGAACATCTCCATTGCCTACACCCCTCGCAACCCCTCTGGCTGAGGTTGTTCCACTGGCAAGCAGGCGGGATTGA
- the LOC7469936 gene encoding uncharacterized protein LOC7469936, translated as MATLTALKALLVFLVAIAPAPFLVKSEDTNKVFSPCLDTTVQVSDGFTFAIAFSSRTSFFFNSSLQLSPCDRRLALTGQNSQISVFRPKVDEISLLTINTSSFYPENYGGYMVAFAGRKYAARSLPAFVANNTYSVTSFTLVLEFKKGRLQNLYWKRDGCAKCSGNSNFVCLNNQDCAIRTSLCKSNGGSVDCSLGIQLAFSGTDKHFSALNSWYEVENLRQYSLYGLYSNLRNSLTSQYSKIF; from the exons ATGGCAACTTTAACAGCACTAAAAGCTCTCCTTGTATTCCTTGTAGCAATAGCACCAGCTCCATTCCTAGTAAAATCAGAAGACACGAACAAGGTCTTTTCACCCTGTTTAGACACCACTGTACAAGTATCTGATGGCTTCACTTTTGCTATCGCTTTTTCATCAAGGacatctttcttcttcaacaGTAGCCTCCAGTTGTCTCCCTGCGACCGCAGACTTGCTCTAACTGGCCAAAATTCTCAGATCTCTGTTTTTAGACCTAAAGTCGACGAGATCTCTCTCCTTACTATCAATACCTCATCGTTCTATCCG GAAAATTATGGTGGGTATATGGTTGCATTTGCCGGTCGAAAATATGCTGCAAGGTCTCTGCCTGCTTTTGTTGCAAACAATACATACAGTGTGACCAGCTTTACCCTG GTGCTTGAATTCAAGAAGGGAAGACTACAGAACTTGTATTGGAAAAGGGATGGCTGTGCAAAATGTTCGGGAAACTCTAACTTTGTCTGCCTCAACAATCAGGATTGTGCAATCAGAACATCCCTATGCAAAAGCAATGGAGGTAGTGTTGATTGTAGCCTTGGGATACAATTGGCATTCTCGGGTACAGACAAGCACTTTTCCGCTCTCAACTCATGGTACGAAGTGGAAAACCTCCGACAGTACTCCCTTTATGGTCTTTACTCAAATCTCAGGAATTCTCTCACCAGTCAGTATAGCAAGATCTTCTAA